GTTAAGATTGATATTACAGATGATGGTAAGGTTTCAGTTTGCGGCGAGGATCAGGACAAGATCAATGAGGCTGTAAACATGGTCAACATCATTGTTTCTGATTTTGAGAAAGGCCAGGTATTCACAGGTAAGGTTGTAAGCATCAAGGAATTCGGTGCGTTCGTTGAGTTTGCACCTGGCAAAGAGGGTATGGTACACATCAGCAAGATCTCCAGAGAGAGAATCGAGCACGTTGAGGATGTTCTTACACTTGGCGATACAGTTACAGTTGTTTGCCTTGGCAAGGACAAGATGGGCAGAATCAGCTTCTCTATGAAGGATGTAGCTCAAAACTGAGCTGTGAAGACTTGACGAGGTACTTTCGAGTCTAGTCTGAACGCCTTCCGGCGAGCGAAGCGAGAGCGGAAGTTCCTTGTGAAGAGACTCTTCTAGCGAGAGCAGAACTTCCTTACGAGAGCGTAAGTTCCTTGCGAGAGTAGAACTTCCTTGGACTATGGAATTATCGAGATATTATTGGGGCCGGCATGTAAACGCATACCGGCCTCGATTACAGTACATGACTATTTTTGAGTAGGTAGAAGATATGAGAATCCCACATTGAATCTGATACGTATTAAGTGAATTATTCAAGACAATACATATCAGAAAGGAATTTAGAAATGAGTAATACAAAAGAAACAATTAATGAGATAAATAAGCGTCGTACCTTTGCTATTATTTCCCACCCGGATGCTGGTAAGACAACTCTTACAGAGAAGTTCCTTCTGTACGGCGGAGCTATCAATATGGCGGGAAGTGTTAAGGGTAAGGCAACAGCAAGACACGCAGTATCCGACTGGATGGAAATCGAGAAGCAGAGAGGTATTTCAGTAACATCTTCTGTTCTGCAGTTTAACTTTGAGGGCTGCTGTATCAATATCCTTGATACACCTGGACACCAGGATTTCTCAGAGGATACATACCGTACACTTATGGCTGCTGACTCAGCCGTCATGGTAATCGATGCCAGTAAGGGTGTAGAGGCTCAGACCAGAAAGCTCTTCAAAGTCTGCGCTATGAGCCATATTCCGATTTTTACCTTTATCAACAAGCTTGATAGAGATGCTATGGATACTTTTGATCTTCTTGATGACATTGAGAACAATCTCGGTATCGCCACATGCCCTATGAACTGGCCAATCGGTTCCGGTAAGAATTTCAAGGGAATCTATGACAGAAGAGAAGGACACATTGTTACTTTCTCAGAAACTCAGAAGGGTACCAAAGAGGGAAAAGAGACATTTATAAGCCTTGATGATAAGGCAGCAATTGATGCAGAAGTTGGACAGGAAGCTTTTGACAAGCTTACAGGTGAGATAGAACTCTTGGATGGAGCAGGCGCTGAGTATGATCTTGATAAGGTTCGTGCAGGCCAGCTTACACCTGTATTCTTTGGATCAGCGCTTCAGAACTTTGGTGTAGAGTTGTTCCTCCATCACTTCCTCAAGATGGCAACACCTCCAACAGGACGTACATCATCTGATGGAGAGAAGATTGATCCGCTTGAGAGAGATTTTTCTGCTTTTGTATTCAAGATCCAGGCTAATATGAATAAGGCTCATAGAGACAGAATAGCATTTATGAGAATATGTTCAGGAAGATATGATGCGGACAAGGAAGTTAAGCATGTTCAGAGCGGCAAGGTGATGAGACTGTCACAGCCACAGCAGCTTATGGCTGATGAGCGTAAGATCCTGTCAGAGGCATATGCAGGAGATATCATGGGTGTATTTGATCCCGGTATTTTCTCAATCGGAGATACTGTGTGCATGCCTAAGGATACTATCACTTACGAGGGAATCCCTACATTTGCACCTGAGCATTTTGCAAGAGTTCGTCAGGTTGATACCATGAAGCGTAAGCAGTTTGTTAAGGGTATCACTCAGATTGCTCAGGAAGGTGCGATTCAGATCTTCCAGGAGTACAACACAGGTCTTGAAGAGATAATTGTAGGCGTAGTAGGTGTTCTTCAGTTTGATGTCTTGAAATTCAGACTGCAGAGTGAGTACAATGTAGATATCATACTTGAGAACCTTCCATATGAGTACATCAGATGGGTAGATAATGAAGATATCGATATGTCTACACTTGTTGGAACATCTGACATGAAGAAGATCAAGGATATGCATGACAGACCACTTCTCTTGTTTATTAATGAGTGGAGTGTTGGCATGACAATGGATAGAAACAAGGGGCTGGTTCTTTCTGAATTCAAGAAGAACTGATTGCTGCCGCAGGTTTCCTGACTCTGGGGCTGCTACAAACTTTGGAGGAATTAAGTTGAAGGGAGAACGTGCTACAAGGAAAATAGCTTTACTTATGATTCTGGGCACATTGCCTGTGACTCTGTCTGGCTGTAAGTATTCAAGCTTTGATGAATATCTTGAAGCTCTCGGCATGAAGGATCCACCGTATCATGAGGTGGAGGATATAGCTACCTATGAGGATACGCTTGTTCTTTCACAGGATTCAATTGTCAGTTCAGATGAAGTGACCACTATATATCAGCCTTCGGAAGAAGACTATGCTTATAGTGTTTCAGACAGTAGTGAGAACGTTATCTTTTTTGACCAGGAATCAGAAGAACAGGCTCAGTCGGAGCTTGGGTTTGATGCGGACAGTATTTTCAAATCTTCATACAAGCAGTTGACAGAGACTGAGCTTAATGAAGAAATGAAGAATGCCAGATTAGAGGCAGGCATTACCCCTGAAAACATTGAGGCGATCAAGAGAGAGCAAAAAGGCTTGTACGCTTTCGACAGACTTACAGGTTCGGGGCAGACTCTTTATGCTGAGATTTTAACTATTATTCAGCATCAGGCAGAAAATGTTCTTGTTTCAACTACAAGTGATGAAGCAATAGACCTTGTTTTTGATTATGTTTGTGCAGACCATCCGGAGCTCTTTTACGTCGATGGCTATAAATATACCAACTATACTATAGACAACACGATTACCAAGATAGGTTTTTCCGGAAGCTACATATATACACCTGAGCAGGTAGCTACCAAACAGGCACAGATCAATCAGGCGGTTAACGAATGTCTTGCTGGCGCGCCATCATCAACGGATGATTACTATGCCATCAAATATGTTTATGAATACCTGATCAGGAATGTGGAGTATGATCTGGATGCGGAAGACAATCAGAACATTTGCTCCGTATTTATTGGAGGAAAGAGCGTTTGCAACGGCTATTCCAAGGCCGCACAGCTTCTTCTTAACAAGCTTGGAGTCAAGTGTACGCTGGTCACCGGTACAGTAGATACCAAGAAGGCCAAGAATATCAGGCATGCATGGAATCTGGTGCTGTGTAACGATGCATATTACTATGTGGATGTTACCTGGGGAGATTCTTCTTATCAGGTAGGCAACGGCGAGAGCGCAGATGCTACAAGGCTTCCTACAGTTAATTATGATTATCTCAATGTCACAACAGATGAAATATTGAGAAATCATACAATTTCTGATGAGATTTATATGCCGGGCTGTACCAGCATGAAGGATAACTATTATGTCAGGGAGGATGAGTACTTTACATCACCTGAACTTGTGCTGGTTGGAGATCTTTTTGACAGAAGATATCAGGATGGCAGCTCAAGCGTGGTTATAAAGTGTGCTGATAAGAACGTGTATGATCAGCTCTTCGATCAGCTTGTG
The sequence above is a segment of the Butyrivibrio proteoclasticus B316 genome. Coding sequences within it:
- a CDS encoding peptide chain release factor 3, which produces MSNTKETINEINKRRTFAIISHPDAGKTTLTEKFLLYGGAINMAGSVKGKATARHAVSDWMEIEKQRGISVTSSVLQFNFEGCCINILDTPGHQDFSEDTYRTLMAADSAVMVIDASKGVEAQTRKLFKVCAMSHIPIFTFINKLDRDAMDTFDLLDDIENNLGIATCPMNWPIGSGKNFKGIYDRREGHIVTFSETQKGTKEGKETFISLDDKAAIDAEVGQEAFDKLTGEIELLDGAGAEYDLDKVRAGQLTPVFFGSALQNFGVELFLHHFLKMATPPTGRTSSDGEKIDPLERDFSAFVFKIQANMNKAHRDRIAFMRICSGRYDADKEVKHVQSGKVMRLSQPQQLMADERKILSEAYAGDIMGVFDPGIFSIGDTVCMPKDTITYEGIPTFAPEHFARVRQVDTMKRKQFVKGITQIAQEGAIQIFQEYNTGLEEIIVGVVGVLQFDVLKFRLQSEYNVDIILENLPYEYIRWVDNEDIDMSTLVGTSDMKKIKDMHDRPLLLFINEWSVGMTMDRNKGLVLSEFKKN
- a CDS encoding transglutaminase domain-containing protein; the encoded protein is MKGERATRKIALLMILGTLPVTLSGCKYSSFDEYLEALGMKDPPYHEVEDIATYEDTLVLSQDSIVSSDEVTTIYQPSEEDYAYSVSDSSENVIFFDQESEEQAQSELGFDADSIFKSSYKQLTETELNEEMKNARLEAGITPENIEAIKREQKGLYAFDRLTGSGQTLYAEILTIIQHQAENVLVSTTSDEAIDLVFDYVCADHPELFYVDGYKYTNYTIDNTITKIGFSGSYIYTPEQVATKQAQINQAVNECLAGAPSSTDDYYAIKYVYEYLIRNVEYDLDAEDNQNICSVFIGGKSVCNGYSKAAQLLLNKLGVKCTLVTGTVDTKKAKNIRHAWNLVLCNDAYYYVDVTWGDSSYQVGNGESADATRLPTVNYDYLNVTTDEILRNHTISDEIYMPGCTSMKDNYYVREDEYFTSPELVLVGDLFDRRYQDGSSSVVIKCADKNVYDQLFDQLVTQRLVFDYLQGDNATVSYTTFVDTYTIIFWIA